Proteins from a single region of Salipiger sp. H15:
- the phnH gene encoding phosphonate C-P lyase system protein PhnH translates to MNGDALTGGFADAPVQAARAFRAALEAMARPGRIETVEGAEAPGISTAAAVLLLTLCDRETPIHLAPGCDGEALRRWIAFHLGAPIVPAQEAMFALGGWEALKPLDRYRIGTAEYPDRSVTLIVEVEALENAGMRLTGPGIETEAALSLPEVEAFARNALLFPLGWDCYLTCEDRLAALPRTTKVEAL, encoded by the coding sequence CTGAACGGCGACGCGCTGACGGGCGGCTTTGCCGACGCCCCGGTGCAGGCGGCGCGGGCCTTCCGCGCGGCGCTCGAGGCGATGGCGCGGCCGGGCCGGATCGAGACGGTCGAGGGTGCCGAGGCGCCGGGGATCTCCACGGCGGCGGCGGTTCTGCTGCTGACGCTCTGCGACCGCGAGACGCCGATCCACCTCGCGCCCGGCTGCGACGGCGAGGCGCTGCGGCGCTGGATCGCCTTCCACCTCGGCGCGCCGATCGTGCCCGCCCAAGAGGCGATGTTCGCCCTCGGCGGCTGGGAGGCGCTGAAGCCGCTCGACCGCTACCGCATCGGCACGGCGGAATACCCTGATCGCTCGGTGACGCTGATCGTCGAGGTGGAGGCGCTGGAAAACGCGGGCATGAGGCTCACCGGACCGGGCATCGAGACCGAGGCGGCGCTGAGCCTGCCCGAGGTCGAGGCCTTCGCCCGCAATGCGCTGCTCTTCCCGCTGGGCTGGGATTGCTACCTCACCTGCGAAGACAGGCTTGCGGCGCTGCCGCGCACGACGAAAGTGGAGGCGCTCTGA
- the phnG gene encoding phosphonate C-P lyase system protein PhnG: protein METPEQEIAARQGWMGLLARAPADRLAALLEGAALPGFDWLRVPETGGVMVRGRMGGTGAPFNLGEMTVTRCALRLESGEVGHAHVQGRSRAHAERAALVDALMQGPRAGEMQAAVLAPLASEEAARRDARAARAAATKVDFFTMVRGE from the coding sequence ATGGAAACTCCTGAACAGGAAATCGCCGCGCGGCAGGGCTGGATGGGCCTGCTGGCGCGGGCCCCGGCGGATCGGCTGGCGGCACTGCTGGAGGGGGCGGCTCTGCCCGGCTTCGACTGGCTGCGCGTGCCCGAGACCGGCGGCGTCATGGTGCGCGGCCGCATGGGCGGCACCGGCGCGCCCTTCAACCTCGGCGAGATGACCGTCACCCGCTGCGCGCTGCGGCTGGAGTCCGGCGAAGTCGGCCATGCCCATGTGCAGGGGCGCAGCCGCGCCCATGCCGAGCGCGCCGCGCTGGTGGATGCGCTGATGCAGGGGCCGCGGGCGGGCGAGATGCAGGCCGCCGTGCTGGCGCCGCTGGCTTCGGAAGAGGCGGCGCGGCGCGACGCGCGGGCGGCACGGGCCGCGGCGACGAAGGTGGACTTCTTCACCATGGTGCGGGGGGAGTGA
- the phnF gene encoding phosphonate metabolism transcriptional regulator PhnF has product MPRSPVWHAIATTLEGEISRGHYRPGDKLPTEAELATRFGVNRHTVRHALSDLAERGLTHSRRGAGVFVRMAPMDYPIGGRTRFSQNVRASGRLPDRRQLRMETRPADASEAEALQLTPGEPVLVLEGISLAGGVPMAHFVSLFPITRLPGLDATLREVNSVTEALRRHGIADYTRAMTRLTAEPASATQALHLGLREGEPLLRSTALNLGPDGAPVEQGHTWFAGDRVALTISHDDTSAAPRHAGDTEPG; this is encoded by the coding sequence ATGCCCCGTTCCCCCGTCTGGCACGCCATCGCCACCACGCTCGAAGGCGAGATCTCGCGCGGGCATTATCGCCCCGGCGACAAGCTGCCGACCGAGGCCGAGCTGGCCACCCGCTTCGGCGTCAACCGCCACACGGTGCGCCACGCGCTCTCGGACCTCGCCGAGCGCGGCCTCACCCATTCGCGGCGCGGCGCCGGCGTCTTCGTGCGCATGGCGCCGATGGACTACCCGATCGGCGGGCGCACCCGGTTCAGCCAGAACGTCCGCGCCTCGGGTCGCCTGCCCGACCGCCGCCAGTTGCGCATGGAGACCCGCCCCGCCGACGCGTCCGAGGCCGAGGCGCTGCAGCTGACCCCGGGCGAGCCGGTGCTGGTGCTCGAGGGCATCTCGCTGGCGGGCGGCGTGCCCATGGCGCATTTCGTCTCGCTCTTCCCGATCACCCGCCTGCCCGGGCTCGACGCCACCCTGCGCGAGGTGAACTCGGTCACCGAGGCGCTGCGCCGCCACGGCATCGCCGACTACACCCGCGCGATGACAAGGCTCACCGCCGAGCCCGCCTCGGCCACCCAGGCACTGCACCTCGGCCTGCGCGAGGGCGAGCCGCTGCTGCGCTCCACCGCGCTCAACCTCGGCCCCGACGGCGCACCGGTGGAACAGGGCCACACCTGGTTCGCCGGGGACCGGGTCGCGCTGACCATCAGCCATGACGACACCTCCGCCGCACCACGTCACGCCGGTGACACAGAGCCGGGGTAG
- a CDS encoding alpha-D-ribose 1-methylphosphonate 5-triphosphate diphosphatase — MTALLPPLRLTGATLLRDGALQKRSLVIEGGVISKGPHPEVDLSGYLILPGIIDLHGDAFERHIAPRPSAPFPILAGLRWTDREAAAHGVTTAWLAQCWSWEGGMRGPDFAEQVMAALAAYRPRAQTDLRLQIRCETHMPETRERLLEALLRHGVDYVVFNDHLPEALDVAARDPHRLALWAERAGETPQDFINRLHAAKARGRDVPRHLCALAEKFDGLDIRYGSHDDPDGETREYYRLIGARIAEFPTTVSAAKLARAFNDPVLMGAPNVVRGQSQAGNVSAQHLVAAGLCDALVSDYHYPCLAEAAWTLVDKGLKSLPEAWAMISTTPAEIMGLVDRGALDHGRRADFVVVDAASRAIEATVCGGRLTYLSGEAGARLVSAMQGQRMAAE, encoded by the coding sequence ATGACTGCCCTACTTCCCCCCCTGCGCCTCACCGGCGCGACCCTTCTTCGCGACGGCGCGCTGCAGAAGCGCTCGCTGGTGATCGAGGGCGGCGTGATCAGCAAGGGTCCGCACCCCGAGGTCGACCTGTCGGGATACCTGATCCTGCCGGGCATCATCGACCTGCACGGCGATGCCTTCGAGCGCCACATCGCGCCGCGCCCCTCCGCGCCCTTCCCGATCCTCGCCGGCCTGCGCTGGACCGACCGCGAGGCCGCCGCCCACGGCGTCACCACCGCCTGGCTCGCCCAGTGCTGGAGCTGGGAGGGCGGCATGCGCGGCCCGGATTTCGCCGAGCAGGTCATGGCCGCCCTCGCCGCCTACCGCCCGCGCGCCCAGACCGACCTGCGCCTGCAGATCCGCTGCGAGACCCACATGCCCGAGACCCGCGAGCGCCTGCTCGAGGCGCTGCTGCGCCACGGCGTGGATTACGTGGTGTTCAACGACCACCTGCCCGAGGCGCTCGACGTCGCCGCGCGCGATCCGCACCGGCTGGCGCTCTGGGCCGAGCGCGCCGGCGAGACGCCGCAGGATTTCATCAACCGCCTGCACGCCGCCAAGGCGCGCGGGCGCGACGTGCCGCGCCACCTCTGCGCGCTGGCCGAGAAGTTCGACGGGCTCGACATCCGCTACGGCAGCCACGACGACCCCGACGGCGAGACCCGCGAGTATTACCGGCTCATCGGCGCCCGCATCGCCGAGTTCCCCACCACGGTCAGCGCCGCCAAGCTGGCCCGCGCCTTCAACGACCCGGTGCTCATGGGCGCGCCCAACGTCGTGCGCGGCCAGAGCCAGGCCGGCAATGTCTCGGCCCAGCACCTCGTCGCCGCCGGGCTCTGCGACGCGCTGGTCTCGGACTACCACTACCCCTGCCTCGCCGAGGCCGCCTGGACGCTGGTCGACAAGGGGCTGAAGTCCCTGCCCGAGGCCTGGGCGATGATCTCGACAACACCGGCCGAGATCATGGGCCTCGTCGACCGCGGCGCGCTCGACCATGGCCGGCGCGCGGACTTCGTGGTGGTCGACGCCGCCAGCCGCGCCATCGAGGCCACGGTCTGCGGCGGCCGGCTCACCTACCTCTCCGGCGAGGCCGGCGCCCGGCTGGTCTCGGCCATGCAGGGCCAGCGCATGGCGGCCGAGTAG